Proteins found in one Nitrosopumilus maritimus SCM1 genomic segment:
- a CDS encoding cupredoxin domain-containing protein: MSTPTSSHAYGIGLITLLVGLSASVVFYTSFYLPESLAKPSVSENILEPEKELIIEIVPGAVIEGNESYVPNKATALLTINNKVIWKNNDDTAHTVTPDHRYTDGFSGEFGSTGVLKPGDTYEFLFTEEQEIPYHCQPHPWMKGKISVEKSRF; this comes from the coding sequence TTGAGTACTCCAACTTCTAGTCATGCTTATGGTATTGGGTTAATTACATTGCTTGTTGGGTTGTCAGCATCTGTAGTCTTTTACACTTCATTTTATCTTCCCGAATCTTTAGCAAAACCGTCTGTCTCTGAGAATATATTGGAACCTGAAAAAGAATTAATCATAGAAATTGTTCCAGGAGCAGTAATAGAAGGAAATGAAAGCTATGTTCCAAACAAAGCAACTGCACTACTTACAATAAACAACAAAGTGATTTGGAAAAATAATGACGATACTGCACACACTGTAACTCCTGATCATAGATATACAGATGGATTTAGCGGAGAATTTGGTTCTACAGGAGTTTTAAAGCCAGGTGATACGTACGAGTTCTTATTTACAGAAGAACAAGAAATACCATATCATTGCCAACCACATCCTTGGATGAAAGGAAAAATTTCAGTGGAGAAAAGCAGATTCTAA
- a CDS encoding DsbA family protein, translating to MKIQYFSLIVIAAGVITVGAIFSTTSNDSESINLDMNRKIGTVDTSLGSPILGSPNAPITIIEFGDYQCSNCKKWFLDTKPDIMTNYIDTGKVNLVFVDIAFLGKDSGPASVATYCAEEQGKYWEYHGFLYSNQMSIDNGWANSDSLKGYANNLGLNMEMFVSCLDSEKYSKRVQFNTDESKRNGVTGTPTFFVIGPNGEQEKIAGPQPYTVFEKTIESMT from the coding sequence ATGAAAATACAATACTTTTCTCTAATAGTAATTGCTGCAGGAGTAATAACAGTAGGAGCCATATTTTCAACAACATCAAATGATTCAGAATCAATTAATCTGGACATGAATAGAAAAATCGGTACTGTTGATACATCGCTTGGCTCTCCAATACTAGGATCACCTAATGCTCCCATTACAATAATAGAATTCGGAGATTACCAGTGTTCAAATTGCAAAAAATGGTTTCTAGACACAAAGCCGGACATTATGACAAATTACATAGATACAGGCAAAGTTAACCTGGTCTTTGTAGATATTGCATTCCTAGGAAAGGATTCAGGTCCCGCATCAGTTGCAACTTACTGTGCCGAGGAACAAGGCAAGTATTGGGAATATCACGGATTTTTGTATTCAAATCAAATGTCAATTGACAATGGCTGGGCTAATTCAGACAGTTTGAAAGGCTATGCAAACAATCTAGGACTAAATATGGAGATGTTTGTAAGCTGTCTTGATTCTGAGAAATATTCAAAACGTGTTCAATTCAACACAGATGAGTCAAAAAGAAACGGAGTCACAGGTACGCCCACATTTTTCGTCATAGGACCTAACGGCGAACAAGAGAAAATAGCAGGGCCACAACCATACACGGTATTTGAAAAGACAATCGAGTCAATGACATAA
- a CDS encoding cytochrome c biogenesis CcdA family protein: protein MSTVVIAKKSMVIISFALFSLIFLGIIFSLGTNFTIEGKEHTTYLSWIVIAYVAGLSMIVLPCTLPLVFIIVPLSMGQGYKKGLAMALLFGLGLVITIASYGIAIAGIGQSASLDQASTIMFLIAGIAAFVFGLSQLKIISLKLPSYSGTPKFIQNRGEYTKSFFMGLLLGNAGVGCPNPLFYWLLIYIAGTGSIEVGASLGVVHGVGRAIPLILMSVLAVIGINATKSLTLKRESIERASGWMLIVIGAFLIINGLPEGHEWYEELFIHQGWNQLVEMTGIPAEFEMDEHTHDHGHVEGRDFKVFYTALLAVLVLSPLFIRSVRKIREVNA, encoded by the coding sequence ATGTCAACGGTGGTAATTGCAAAAAAATCAATGGTAATAATTTCATTTGCATTATTTTCATTAATCTTTCTTGGAATAATTTTTTCGCTTGGAACAAATTTTACAATAGAAGGTAAAGAACACACAACATACCTCTCATGGATAGTAATTGCATATGTTGCAGGATTGTCCATGATTGTTCTTCCATGTACACTGCCACTGGTATTCATCATAGTTCCACTAAGTATGGGACAAGGGTACAAGAAAGGATTAGCCATGGCATTACTTTTTGGTCTAGGACTAGTCATTACAATTGCATCTTATGGAATTGCAATTGCAGGAATTGGGCAAAGTGCATCACTAGACCAAGCATCAACTATCATGTTCTTAATTGCAGGAATTGCGGCATTTGTCTTTGGATTATCACAACTAAAAATTATTTCATTAAAGCTACCATCGTATTCAGGAACTCCAAAGTTTATCCAGAACAGAGGAGAATATACAAAATCATTTTTCATGGGATTACTATTAGGAAATGCAGGAGTTGGATGCCCCAATCCGTTGTTTTACTGGCTACTAATCTACATTGCAGGAACAGGCAGTATCGAAGTCGGAGCTTCATTAGGAGTAGTTCACGGAGTTGGAAGGGCAATTCCCCTAATTTTGATGTCAGTTCTTGCAGTAATTGGAATCAATGCAACAAAGAGTTTGACTCTAAAACGAGAATCAATTGAGCGAGCATCAGGATGGATGCTAATAGTGATTGGGGCATTTTTGATAATCAACGGACTGCCAGAGGGACACGAATGGTACGAAGAACTATTCATCCATCAAGGATGGAATCAACTCGTTGAGATGACAGGAATACCAGCAGAATTTGAGATGGACGAACATACACATGACCACGGACATGTAGAAGGAAGAGATTTCAAAGTATTTTACACAGCTTTGTTAGCGGTATTGGTATTGAGTCCGTTGTTCATACGTTCAGTTAGAAAAATCAGGGAGGTGAATGCATGA
- a CDS encoding YHS domain-containing protein, with protein MKDPVCGMEIEEKGEVFSYNGKDYRFCCASCKWAFENNPEQFENES; from the coding sequence ATGAAAGATCCTGTATGTGGAATGGAGATTGAAGAAAAAGGAGAAGTTTTTTCTTACAATGGAAAAGATTATCGTTTTTGTTGTGCCAGCTGTAAATGGGCATTTGAAAATAATCCAGAGCAATTTGAAAATGAATCATAA
- a CDS encoding glutaredoxin family protein: MNHKIEILTTPSCGNCKVVEAMLDEMNIKYTVIDVTEKPEYLEKYPIFTAPGVVIDDKLVFTGIPKKHELLEKLSA, translated from the coding sequence ATGAATCATAAGATAGAAATTCTAACAACGCCATCTTGTGGAAATTGCAAAGTGGTAGAGGCAATGCTAGATGAAATGAATATAAAATACACAGTAATTGACGTCACAGAAAAACCAGAATACTTGGAAAAGTATCCAATATTTACTGCACCCGGAGTTGTAATTGACGACAAGCTTGTATTTACAGGAATTCCAAAAAAACACGAATTACTTGAAAAACTATCTGCATAG
- a CDS encoding S1C family serine protease produces MFRNNSKILLGGVVFSVVLMLGLSVAFLSPVLAQDNSYSSENLQSNVESSSDLSLVEIFERSEFGVVSIAVTKTSPHGDASGVGSGFIFDKEGHIITNNHVVRDSKKIDVTFTDGTSYRAKVVGTDPYADIAVLKIDVNSEKLYPLPIGDSSNLKVGEQITAIGNPFGLSGSMTSGIVSQLGRLLPTGVGFSIPDVIQTDTAINPGNSGGPLLNMKGEVVGVNTAIYSSDGSFSGVGFSIPSNVILKIVPVLITDGEFHHPWVGISSANITPDLAELLNLEDAKGVLVMTVVKDSPANKAGLRGSSETAVYDEIEYTIGGDIILSIDGKEVRKIDDLLTHLQREKNVGDTLDLGIIRDGKAINVVLTLEPRPGS; encoded by the coding sequence TTGTTTAGAAATAATTCAAAAATTTTGCTTGGAGGAGTAGTCTTTAGCGTTGTTTTGATGTTGGGGCTGTCTGTTGCGTTTCTGTCACCTGTACTTGCACAAGACAATTCCTACTCCTCTGAGAATCTTCAATCTAATGTTGAATCCTCTTCTGACCTTTCACTTGTTGAAATATTTGAACGCTCAGAATTTGGTGTAGTAAGTATTGCAGTTACAAAAACATCCCCTCATGGAGATGCTAGTGGTGTTGGCTCTGGATTTATTTTTGACAAGGAGGGTCACATCATAACAAACAATCATGTGGTAAGGGATAGTAAGAAAATTGATGTAACTTTTACTGACGGAACATCTTATCGTGCAAAAGTTGTAGGAACTGATCCTTATGCAGATATCGCAGTACTCAAAATTGATGTAAATTCTGAAAAACTTTACCCTCTACCAATAGGTGATTCCTCTAATCTCAAAGTAGGAGAGCAAATAACTGCAATAGGTAATCCCTTTGGATTGTCAGGCTCTATGACTTCTGGAATTGTGAGTCAATTAGGACGATTGTTGCCTACAGGTGTTGGATTTTCCATTCCTGATGTAATCCAGACAGATACTGCAATCAATCCAGGAAATTCGGGAGGACCACTATTGAATATGAAAGGCGAAGTAGTTGGGGTAAACACTGCAATTTATTCAAGTGATGGTAGCTTTTCAGGTGTTGGATTTTCAATTCCATCAAATGTTATTTTAAAAATTGTCCCTGTTTTGATTACGGATGGGGAATTTCATCATCCTTGGGTTGGAATTTCTAGTGCAAACATTACCCCTGATCTTGCAGAACTATTGAATCTCGAAGATGCAAAAGGTGTTTTAGTTATGACAGTTGTAAAAGACAGTCCTGCCAATAAAGCAGGCCTTAGAGGCTCATCTGAAACTGCAGTGTATGATGAAATTGAGTATACTATAGGTGGAGATATTATTTTATCCATTGATGGAAAGGAAGTAAGAAAAATTGATGATCTTTTAACACATTTGCAACGTGAGAAAAATGTTGGCGACACACTAGATTTGGGAATCATTAGAGATGGTAAGGCAATTAATGTCGTTCTTACTCTTGAACCAAGGCCTGGATCATAA
- a CDS encoding AsnC family transcriptional regulator: MPHELDEVDIGIIQSLQEDGRKSFRQISRELDISTPTIQARYQRLVNIGLIKSISPIIDSSNLDSDHKEKIETCSCHSDGHHDVSLESGMSVKLKCDFCEGPVGQKPHVYKFANFERFFCCNTCKTQYKEKNNGRIQSLIEKAREEN, from the coding sequence ATGCCTCATGAATTAGATGAAGTAGATATTGGAATAATCCAGTCTTTGCAGGAAGATGGAAGAAAGTCCTTTAGACAAATCTCACGTGAACTGGACATTAGTACTCCTACAATTCAGGCAAGATATCAAAGACTGGTTAATATTGGTTTAATAAAATCCATTTCTCCTATTATTGATTCATCAAATCTTGATAGCGACCACAAAGAAAAAATTGAAACGTGCAGTTGTCATTCTGATGGTCATCATGATGTTTCTTTAGAATCTGGAATGTCTGTAAAACTCAAATGTGATTTCTGTGAGGGTCCTGTTGGACAAAAACCTCATGTTTACAAATTTGCAAATTTTGAGAGATTTTTTTGTTGCAACACCTGCAAAACTCAATACAAAGAAAAAAACAATGGACGTATTCAATCTCTCATAGAAAAAGCAAGAGAAGAAAATTAA
- a CDS encoding DsbA family protein — protein MEDFEFIEDQKPDKEISVSKSTFNRLIVAIVAVSIVSAFLGGYVIGGETAEPKEVVIRESVPNLQPSTASQQQFGPQIIRNISFDDDPMKGNPNASITIVEFSDFQCPFCAKFHETTLPLIEQNYIQTGKVNFVYRDFPIQNIHPNAVPAALASECADDQGKFWEMHDMIFEDQQIWKDLPVAQSVTLYKQYASELGLDSIEFDSCLDSGKYIEEVQNDLNDGRTYGVSGTPGFFVGNADIGFTPISGAQPYSTFQRVIDGQLNR, from the coding sequence GTGGAAGATTTTGAATTCATTGAGGATCAAAAACCAGACAAAGAAATCTCTGTAAGCAAATCCACATTTAATCGGCTAATTGTGGCAATTGTTGCAGTATCTATCGTTTCTGCATTTTTGGGAGGTTATGTAATTGGTGGAGAGACTGCTGAGCCAAAAGAAGTTGTCATAAGGGAATCTGTTCCAAACCTGCAACCAAGTACTGCTTCTCAACAACAATTTGGGCCTCAGATTATTAGAAACATCTCTTTTGATGATGATCCTATGAAGGGAAATCCAAACGCATCAATTACCATAGTTGAATTCTCTGATTTCCAGTGCCCATTTTGCGCAAAATTTCATGAGACAACACTTCCACTAATAGAGCAAAACTATATCCAAACAGGAAAAGTGAACTTTGTTTACAGAGATTTCCCAATTCAAAACATTCATCCAAATGCTGTTCCTGCAGCACTGGCATCTGAATGCGCTGATGATCAAGGAAAGTTCTGGGAGATGCATGACATGATTTTTGAAGACCAACAAATTTGGAAAGACCTGCCTGTTGCTCAATCTGTTACACTTTACAAGCAATATGCATCAGAACTGGGTCTTGATTCTATCGAGTTTGATTCTTGTTTGGATTCAGGAAAATACATTGAGGAGGTTCAAAATGATCTCAATGATGGGCGCACGTATGGTGTCTCTGGAACTCCTGGATTCTTTGTAGGAAATGCAGATATCGGATTTACTCCTATATCTGGGGCTCAGCCATACTCTACATTTCAGAGAGTCATTGACGGGCAATTAAACAGGTAA
- a CDS encoding DsbA family protein, producing MLVKTFVKNNLVLCVASVVLVVFFLGYLVGMEVGQDTVRKQELANLEQRLAELKDSKSNTPSQISKDNDPLLGDPDAPLSIVEFSNFQCKFCLRFYSDTLPLLKTQYIDTGKVNLIYRDFPIPKIYDNSMSAALASECANEQGKFWEYHDILFENQHTWRQNESDLSLLTFKQFANTLVLNQEKFDSCLDSGKYADEINSDVGDGRDYAVSGTPTFFVGNDKVGYSSLFGTQSFSDFQKIIDEKLEQ from the coding sequence ATGCTGGTAAAAACATTTGTAAAAAATAATCTTGTGCTCTGTGTAGCATCAGTAGTACTGGTTGTTTTTTTTCTAGGATATCTTGTTGGAATGGAAGTTGGACAGGATACAGTTAGAAAACAAGAGCTAGCAAATTTAGAACAAAGACTAGCCGAGTTAAAAGATTCTAAATCTAATACTCCTTCCCAAATCTCAAAAGATAATGATCCTCTGTTAGGTGATCCTGATGCACCATTATCTATTGTTGAATTCTCTAATTTTCAATGCAAGTTTTGTCTTAGGTTTTATTCTGATACATTACCGTTACTGAAAACACAATATATCGATACAGGCAAGGTAAATCTGATCTATCGTGATTTCCCCATACCAAAAATTTATGATAATTCCATGTCTGCTGCACTAGCCTCAGAATGTGCTAATGAGCAAGGTAAATTTTGGGAATATCATGATATTTTGTTCGAAAATCAGCATACGTGGAGGCAAAACGAATCTGATTTATCCCTTTTAACATTCAAGCAATTTGCCAACACATTGGTCCTAAATCAAGAAAAATTTGACTCTTGTTTGGATTCAGGAAAATATGCTGATGAGATAAATTCTGATGTTGGTGACGGTCGTGATTATGCAGTTTCAGGCACTCCTACGTTTTTTGTTGGCAATGATAAAGTGGGATATTCCTCATTGTTTGGCACACAGTCATTTTCAGATTTTCAAAAAATCATTGATGAGAAATTAGAACAGTAG
- a CDS encoding high frequency lysogenization protein HflD, which translates to MGLGLVVGIQHAFEPDHVAAVSTQISKSKYLQKSVGASLKESLTKSSILGALWGAGHTTTLVLIGFLVYVLAITIQDQIFFGFEFAVGLMLVFLGITTIVNKKIQLKHKHPHQHKDGTIHLDEHNHNDSDHRHAHKSYLIGLIHGLAGSGSLVVLTATTLENIELVLSFIMIFGIGSMIGMTLVGGLMGIPLVFTSKIGMIQKTFRYVSGIFSLIIGFNIIFQIGILENLIAF; encoded by the coding sequence ATGGGATTAGGACTTGTAGTTGGAATTCAACATGCATTTGAACCAGATCATGTTGCTGCAGTAAGTACTCAGATATCAAAATCAAAATATCTGCAGAAATCCGTAGGAGCATCACTCAAAGAATCTCTTACAAAATCATCTATTCTTGGCGCACTTTGGGGAGCAGGACACACTACAACTCTAGTTCTGATTGGATTTTTAGTATATGTACTTGCAATAACAATTCAGGATCAGATCTTTTTTGGATTTGAGTTTGCAGTAGGACTGATGCTTGTATTTCTGGGAATAACTACAATTGTTAATAAAAAAATCCAACTCAAACACAAACACCCACATCAACACAAAGATGGAACTATTCATCTTGATGAACATAATCATAATGATTCTGATCATAGACATGCTCACAAATCATATTTGATTGGTTTAATCCATGGGTTGGCAGGAAGCGGAAGTCTTGTAGTGTTAACTGCCACAACTTTAGAAAATATTGAACTGGTTTTGAGTTTTATTATGATATTTGGAATTGGTTCGATGATTGGAATGACTCTAGTTGGAGGTCTCATGGGAATACCTCTTGTCTTTACTAGTAAAATTGGAATGATTCAAAAGACTTTCAGATATGTATCGGGAATATTCAGTCTTATTATTGGGTTTAACATAATATTTCAGATTGGAATTCTTGAGAATTTGATTGCGTTTTAA
- a CDS encoding ArsR/SmtB family transcription factor — MLKMVNDKLELKAKLFRGFGDVTRLAILESVSDGEKTVTEIAEKLKQSQPNVSNHLSCLLECGLVKSRKDGKNRFYSIGDKRVAKLLKQSDDILTDIADGIYSCVNYKK, encoded by the coding sequence ATGTTAAAGATGGTAAATGACAAACTGGAACTTAAAGCAAAATTGTTCAGAGGTTTCGGAGATGTGACAAGATTAGCCATTCTAGAATCAGTATCAGATGGAGAAAAGACAGTTACAGAGATTGCAGAAAAACTAAAGCAAAGCCAACCAAACGTATCTAATCATTTGTCCTGCTTGTTAGAATGTGGTCTAGTCAAGAGCAGGAAGGATGGCAAGAATAGATTTTACAGTATTGGAGACAAAAGAGTTGCCAAGCTTCTCAAACAAAGTGATGATATTTTGACTGACATTGCAGATGGAATCTATTCCTGTGTCAATTACAAAAAATAA
- a CDS encoding cation transporter, which yields MSDDDDLPKDLAHITPAYRRALWIVVLLNVGYGLVEMIGGFFADSQALKADALDFLGDGSITFLGLLAIGWGLKLRARSALIQGIFLGVMGIGVLAYTIYRTQVLQTPEAGLMGILGFGALLINVIAVIILLPHRKGDANVRAVWLFSRNDALGNILVIVGAGFVFLTDTSFPDLIVAGIIASLFLQSSWSIIKDARSDLKKSEV from the coding sequence ATGTCTGACGATGACGATTTACCAAAAGATCTAGCACACATCACTCCTGCTTATCGTAGAGCATTATGGATAGTTGTTTTGCTTAATGTGGGTTATGGATTAGTCGAAATGATTGGAGGATTCTTTGCAGATTCCCAAGCACTCAAAGCAGACGCACTAGATTTTCTAGGAGATGGTTCTATTACATTCTTAGGACTGCTTGCTATAGGATGGGGGCTTAAACTTCGAGCTCGTTCAGCACTCATTCAAGGAATATTTCTAGGAGTTATGGGAATTGGTGTTCTAGCGTACACAATTTACCGAACGCAAGTTCTACAAACCCCTGAAGCTGGACTAATGGGAATACTTGGTTTTGGTGCATTATTGATCAATGTTATTGCAGTTATCATATTGCTTCCACATCGAAAAGGTGATGCTAATGTTCGTGCAGTATGGCTCTTTAGTAGAAACGATGCACTTGGAAATATTTTGGTCATAGTCGGTGCAGGTTTTGTCTTTTTGACAGACACGTCATTTCCTGATCTTATTGTAGCAGGCATTATTGCAAGTCTCTTTTTGCAATCCTCATGGTCAATAATAAAAGATGCACGAAGTGATCTAAAAAAATCTGAAGTGTGA
- a CDS encoding DarT ssDNA thymidine ADP-ribosyltransferase family protein, producing MDEFKIYTPDLSQYLFYITHIDNIPSMLQNGILSHDQIVKQKLEYTSIYDSDIVSSRREKTANGKSLWYFANLYFQPRNPMLYRVTMEKSPDCIAVVAVDKKILTTPNTIITDGNAANGPTHFYPNTEFKTIERQINRITSLQWWTDSNATKRQIMAECLVPERIPPEFIRAIYVSNHTLADEIRNSMSSSISIIPEPSMFFQPVRQIPLTSNLSLVEGDLFFSKMQTLTVSVNCIGVMGKGLASRAKYQFPDVYVHYQDQCKRKTLRMGKPVLYQREAPYHEQIADDPSSLGNKKDTWFLLFATKQHWRDNSDIEGIEQGLKWLLDNYEQKGIESLAIPALGCGLGRLSWEDVGPILCKYLSQMNIPVWIYLPAEKQLSNNLLTKEFLLDS from the coding sequence ATGGATGAATTCAAAATTTATACTCCTGACTTGAGCCAATACCTTTTCTACATTACACATATTGACAATATTCCGTCCATGCTGCAAAATGGAATTCTCTCTCATGATCAAATTGTAAAACAAAAACTCGAATACACTTCAATTTATGACAGCGATATTGTTTCCAGTAGAAGAGAAAAAACCGCTAATGGGAAAAGTCTTTGGTATTTTGCTAATCTGTATTTCCAACCTCGAAATCCTATGCTGTACCGTGTAACTATGGAAAAATCTCCTGATTGCATAGCTGTTGTCGCTGTTGATAAAAAAATCCTTACTACTCCTAACACAATTATCACTGACGGAAATGCTGCAAATGGTCCTACACATTTCTATCCTAATACTGAATTCAAAACTATTGAACGACAAATTAACAGAATTACTAGTTTACAGTGGTGGACAGATAGTAATGCTACTAAAAGACAAATTATGGCTGAATGTCTAGTTCCAGAACGAATTCCACCTGAATTCATTCGTGCAATTTATGTTAGTAATCATACTCTTGCAGACGAAATACGAAATTCTATGTCTTCTAGCATTTCAATAATTCCTGAACCTTCTATGTTCTTCCAACCTGTAAGACAAATTCCACTCACTTCAAATCTTTCATTGGTAGAAGGAGATTTGTTTTTCTCAAAAATGCAAACCCTTACTGTAAGTGTAAATTGTATTGGAGTAATGGGAAAAGGGTTGGCCTCTAGAGCAAAATATCAATTCCCAGATGTTTATGTACACTATCAAGATCAGTGTAAAAGAAAAACACTTCGAATGGGCAAGCCTGTATTGTATCAACGTGAAGCCCCATATCATGAACAAATTGCAGATGATCCTAGCTCTTTAGGAAATAAAAAAGACACATGGTTTTTGCTTTTTGCTACAAAACAACACTGGCGAGATAATAGCGATATTGAGGGTATAGAGCAGGGATTAAAATGGCTTTTAGATAACTATGAACAAAAAGGAATAGAATCACTTGCAATTCCTGCACTAGGTTGTGGTTTAGGACGTCTAAGTTGGGAAGATGTTGGACCCATACTTTGCAAGTATCTATCTCAAATGAACATACCCGTGTGGATATATTTGCCTGCAGAAAAACAACTTTCTAATAATTTACTTACAAAGGAGTTTCTATTGGATAGTTAA
- the tcmP gene encoding three-Cys-motif partner protein TcmP yields MKQEDWIRNKLEILTKIAQKVPDSEIKNEYAEYTALKLISVNYYKTTFLNVVRRNDKAKKYYDGAVYIDLFSGSGLVKLRETGDIIAGSPLCALSHPDMNFDYAVCVEKDKKKSQVLEQRLDKILPKEKFNVIQGDCNAVISNVVNNIKSKFSNPIVFTFVDPEGMEIKMKTLKFLSDSFPAQDFMINVGSQGLLRVKGKLDKGDTSTESTWNEYWGEENAEALLYEISQGQTIEDKYQEKLSEILGKKLGETIPIRGIPGNIEYYILAYSRKTKGDSKYVGSLTTLKSRIEKEDKKSVKRMMDVLSGRNQTLF; encoded by the coding sequence ATGAAACAAGAAGATTGGATTCGAAATAAATTAGAAATTCTAACTAAAATTGCGCAGAAAGTGCCTGATTCTGAAATTAAAAATGAATATGCAGAATATACCGCATTAAAATTAATTTCTGTAAATTATTACAAAACTACTTTTCTGAATGTTGTAAGACGAAATGATAAAGCAAAAAAATATTATGATGGTGCTGTTTACATTGATCTTTTTTCCGGTTCAGGTTTAGTTAAATTAAGAGAAACTGGTGATATTATAGCAGGTTCTCCTCTTTGTGCGTTATCGCATCCGGACATGAATTTTGACTATGCTGTATGTGTTGAAAAAGATAAGAAGAAATCCCAAGTTTTAGAACAACGTTTAGACAAAATTCTTCCTAAAGAAAAATTTAATGTGATTCAAGGTGATTGTAATGCTGTTATTTCAAATGTTGTTAATAATATAAAATCTAAATTTAGTAATCCTATTGTTTTTACTTTTGTTGATCCTGAGGGTATGGAAATAAAAATGAAGACCCTAAAATTTCTTAGCGACTCATTTCCTGCTCAAGATTTTATGATCAATGTGGGTTCTCAGGGTCTTTTACGAGTTAAAGGCAAATTGGATAAGGGCGATACATCTACAGAATCTACTTGGAATGAATATTGGGGTGAAGAAAATGCTGAGGCTTTATTGTATGAGATATCACAAGGACAAACAATTGAGGATAAGTATCAAGAAAAACTTTCAGAAATTTTAGGAAAAAAATTAGGAGAAACTATTCCTATACGTGGAATTCCTGGAAATATTGAATACTATATTTTGGCATACTCTAGAAAAACTAAGGGCGATTCAAAATATGTTGGTTCATTAACCACATTGAAATCTAGAATTGAAAAAGAAGATAAAAAATCTGTAAAAAGAATGATGGATGTTCTTTCAGGAAGAAACCAAACATTATTCTAG
- a CDS encoding DUF5131 family protein, which produces MSLAIGSGIEWTEATWNPTSGCSKISPGCKNCYAETLTKRLKAMGQQKYKKGFQYVEHPSDVNLPLTWKKPKKIFVNSMSDLFHENSTFEFTGKCFATMIQADRHDYQILTKRPKRMAEFSKIFFEYFGHKIPNFMWMGTSIENKQYVSRIKDLRKVKCHTRFISFEPLIGSVGKVNLKGIDWAIIGGESGHHFRKVKKEWIEEIIDQCKEQEVPVFFKQWGGFRPKSGGRTINRRKYSEYPEIEKRNSLKNVNFDEIAFAEMCMKHEAMKREQMLVKN; this is translated from the coding sequence ATGTCATTGGCAATTGGGTCGGGGATTGAGTGGACAGAGGCAACGTGGAACCCCACAAGTGGCTGTTCAAAAATTTCTCCAGGTTGTAAAAATTGCTATGCAGAGACACTTACTAAAAGATTGAAAGCTATGGGGCAACAAAAATATAAAAAAGGATTTCAATATGTGGAACACCCTTCAGATGTCAATCTACCACTAACATGGAAAAAGCCCAAAAAGATTTTTGTTAATAGCATGTCAGATCTTTTCCACGAAAACTCAACATTTGAGTTTACAGGCAAATGTTTTGCAACAATGATTCAGGCTGATCGTCATGATTATCAAATTTTAACAAAACGTCCAAAAAGAATGGCAGAATTCTCAAAAATATTTTTTGAATATTTTGGTCATAAAATTCCTAATTTCATGTGGATGGGAACAAGTATTGAAAATAAACAATATGTTTCAAGAATCAAAGATCTTCGAAAAGTCAAATGCCATACAAGATTCATTAGTTTTGAACCTCTTATTGGTTCAGTTGGAAAAGTGAACCTAAAAGGTATTGATTGGGCAATAATTGGAGGAGAAAGTGGTCATCATTTTAGAAAAGTAAAGAAAGAATGGATTGAAGAGATAATTGATCAATGTAAAGAACAAGAAGTTCCAGTATTTTTCAAACAATGGGGAGGATTCAGACCAAAATCTGGAGGAAGAACAATTAACAGAAGAAAGTATAGTGAATATCCAGAAATTGAGAAAAGAAATTCTTTGAAAAATGTTAATTTTGATGAAATTGCCTTTGCAGAAATGTGTATGAAACACGAAGCAATGAAAAGGGAACAAATGCTTGTAAAAAATTAA